A stretch of the Notolabrus celidotus isolate fNotCel1 chromosome 3, fNotCel1.pri, whole genome shotgun sequence genome encodes the following:
- the LOC117810255 gene encoding kinesin-like protein KIF23 isoform X2, whose product MQRPGKGRTPRRPALKKPSSVEKDPVGVYCRIRPLGAEDEECCVEMISNSTIQLHAPDGLKANRNGEYKETQYSFKKVFGINTSQIELFEDVAKPLVEDLIHCKNGLLFTYGVTGSGKTFTMTGSPGEGGLLPRSLDMIFNSIGPFQAKRFVFKPDEKNGMEIQSQVDALLERQKKDSQQSVPKTPSSRHKADPEFADMISSEEACKSESVDEDCCYSVFVSYIEVYNNYIYDLLEDAPFDPIRPKPPQSKILREDQNHNMYVAGCTEVEVKSTEEAFEVFWKGQKKRRIANTQLNRESSRSHSVFTLKLAQAPLDADGDHILQDKNQVNVSQLCLVDLAGSERTSRTRAEGSRLREAGNINQSLMTLRTCMEVLRENQMCGTSKMVPYRDSKVTHLFKNYFDGEGKVRMIVCVNPKADDYDETMLVMRFAEMTQEVEIARPVDRPICGLAAGRRHRNQAFRDELSRRLEERDDPGLLSQLIESLPALPPCELVDPADDQMLPRLIEALERRQRIRQLLTEQFSKTATTLKSMIHQFDSQLNSKDTFLHDQRSKLSEKDKVILNQKAELERLEKKSKTLEYKVDILQKTTDMYEHDKRSLQNELETREQRLQRELSERRRMEQRMQGVVTDTKLKWEKECERRVNAKQLEMQNKLWVKDEKLKQLKAIVTESSSSGGFSVERPEKPERPSRERDRSMARKRSASPSPLPDVSQTLTNQNRANVRAVQDPSPTSSSSSSSYLSVASCISDWEQRFPVDSSSRARHAGTPQYRSRTPTPYQGTSSVGRRRGQRWAPDSEAPAANLVYGLDLEAGTRTAPPVRPVHRRSHSAGGEKWVDHKPTSNLDLDTVMQPIIPNAITVSTPSERALSKCHKYVLRHQELASDGEIETKLIKGNVFKTRGGGQSVQFTDIETLRQDCPTASSRKRRSGSGEGPANIDDIENRAPVTSTSTIHGYQKRRKP is encoded by the exons atgcaGAGACCGGG CAAAGGAAGGACTCCTCGGAGGCCGGCCCTCAAAAAGCCATCCAGTGTAGAGAAGGACCCTGTTGGA GTATACTGCAGAATACGTCCACTTGGAGCAGAAGATGAGGAATGTTGTGTTGAGATGATCAGTAACTCCACCATCCAGCTACACGCTCCTGATGGCCTTAAAGCAAACCGCAATGGAGAGTACAAAGAG ACACAGTACTCATTTAAGAAAGTATTTGGTATAAATACAAGTCAAATTGAGCTGTTTGAGGATGTTGCGAAGCCACTGGTAGAGGACCTCATTCACTGTAAGAACG GACTGCTGTTCACATATGGTGTAACTGGAAGTGGGAAGACGTTCACCATGACTGGCTCACCTGGAGAGGGAGGACTCCTCCCTCGATCTCTAGACATGATCTTCAACAGCATTGGCCCCTTTCAGGCCAAAAGATTT GTGTTCAAACCAGATGAAAAAAATGGGATGGAGATCCAGAGTCAAGTTGACGCTCTCCTggagagacagaagaaggaCAGTCAGCAGTCTGTGCCCAAAACCCCATCCTCCCG gcaTAAGGCGGATCCTGAGTTTGCAGATATGATCAGCTCAGAGGAGGCTTGTAAATCTGAGAGTGTGGATGAAGACTGCTGTTACAGCGTCTTTGTGTCCTACATTGAGGTCTACAACAACTATATCTATGATCTCCTCGAAGATGCTCCATTCGACCCCATCAGGCCTAA ACCACCTCAGTCGAAGATTCTCCGTGAAGATCAGAATCATAACATGTACGTGGCGGGCTGCACAGAGGTCGAAGTGAAATCTACAGAGGAGGCTTTTGAAGTCTTTTGGAAAG gacaaaagaaaaggaggattGCCAATACCCAACTAAACCGTGAATCCAGTCGCTCCCACAGTGTGTTCACACTGAAGCTGGCCCAGGCTCCACTTGATGCTGATGGAGACCACATTCTGCAG GACAAAAACCAAGTGAATGTAAGCCAGCTGTGTCTGGTTGACCTGGCAGGCAGTGAACGCACCAGCAGAACCCGAGCAGAGGGAAGCCGTCTCCGTGAAGCAG GCAACATTAACCAGTCCTTGATGACACTGCGCACATGTATGGAAGTCCTGCGTGAAAACCAGATGTGTGGAACCAGTAAG aTGGTGCCATACAGAGACTCTAAAGTTACACATCTGTTCAAAAACTACTTTGATGGAGAAGGGAAGGTCAGGATGATCGTGTGTGTCAACCCAAAGGCTGATGATTATGATGAAACTATG CTGGTGATGCGTTTTGCTGAGATGACGCAGGAAGTCGAGATTGCACGGCCTGTTGACCGGCCTATCTGTGGCCTTGCTGCAGGACGAAGACACAGAAACCAAGCCTTCAGAGATGAGCTGTCACGTCGTCTGGAAGAGAGAG ATGATCCTGGTTTGCTGAGTCAGCTAATAGAAAGCCTTCCAGCCCTGCCTCCCTGTGAGCTGGTCGACCCAGCTGATGATCAGATGTTGCCCCGGCTGATTGAAGCCCTTGAAAGGAGGCAACGTATACGTCAGTTGCTGACGGAGCAGTTCAGCAAAACTG CTACTACACTGAAGTCCATGATTCACCAGTTTGACAGCCAGCTCAATTCAAAGGATACCTTCCTTCATGATCAACGAAGCAAACTGAGTGAGAAAGACAAGGTCATCCTCAACCAGAAAGCGGAGTTAGAAAgactggaaaaaaaatccaaaacattGGAATATAAG GTCGATATCTTGCAGAAGACTACGGACATGTATGAGCATGATAAGCGCTCCCTTCAGAATGAGCTGGAGACCCGCGagcagaggctgcagagagagctgtcagagaggagacgCATGGAGCAGCGCATGCAGGGTGTGGTGACAGACACCAAACTCAAGTGGGAGAAGGAGTGT GAGAGGCGAGTGAACGCCAAGCAGCTGGAGATGCAGAACAAGCTGTGGGTGAAAGATGAAAAGCTGAAGCAGCTCAAAGCCATCGTGacggagagcagcagcagtggcgGCTTTTCTGTTGAGCGGCCGGAGAAACCTGAGAGGCCCTCGAGGGAGAGAGATCGCAGCATGGCCCGTAAGAGGTCTGCCTCCCCATCGCCACTTCCT GACGTCAGCCAAACTCTTACCAACCAAAATCGAGCCAATGTTAGGGCAGTTCAGGATCCCTCCCccacctccagcagctcctcttcatcatacCTCTCAGTAGCCTCCTGCATATCTGATTGGGAGCAGAGGTTCCCTGTAGACTCAAGCAGCAGGGCTAGGCATGCTGGAACTCCCCAGTACAGGAGCCGGACTCCCACACCCTACCAAGGCACCAGCAGCGTGGGTCGCAGGAGAGGCCAGCGCTGGGCTCCTGACTCTGAGGCCCCTGCTGCGAATCTTGTCTATGGGCTAGACCTAGAAGCAGGCACGAGG ACGGCCCCCCCAGTTCGTCCAGTGCACAGGCGCTCACACTCTGCGGGTGGGGAGAAATGGGTAGACCACAAACCAACTTCTAATTTGGACCTAGACACTGTCATGCAGCCAATCATACCCAATGCAATCACAGTGTCGACCCCCAGTGAGAGAGCTCTCTCTAAATGCCACAAGTATGTGCTTAGACACCAAGAGCTCGCCTCAGACGGGGAGATCGAGACCAAATTGATCAAG GGCAACgtttttaagaccagaggtggAGGGCAATCTGTGCAGTTCACTGACATTGAGACACTTAGACAAGATTGTCCAACAGCCTCAAG TCGCAAGAGGCGATCGGGGTCTGGAGAGGGACCAGCTAACATCGACGACATAGAAAACAGG GCACCAGTAACAAGCACAAGTACAATCCATGGGTACCAAAA GCGCAGGAAGCCCTGA
- the LOC117810255 gene encoding kinesin-like protein KIF23 isoform X1, with protein sequence MQRPGKGRTPRRPALKKPSSVEKDPVGVYCRIRPLGAEDEECCVEMISNSTIQLHAPDGLKANRNGEYKETQYSFKKVFGINTSQIELFEDVAKPLVEDLIHCKNGLLFTYGVTGSGKTFTMTGSPGEGGLLPRSLDMIFNSIGPFQAKRFVFKPDEKNGMEIQSQVDALLERQKKDSQQSVPKTPSSRHKADPEFADMISSEEACKSESVDEDCCYSVFVSYIEVYNNYIYDLLEDAPFDPIRPKPPQSKILREDQNHNMYVAGCTEVEVKSTEEAFEVFWKGQKKRRIANTQLNRESSRSHSVFTLKLAQAPLDADGDHILQDKNQVNVSQLCLVDLAGSERTSRTRAEGSRLREAGNINQSLMTLRTCMEVLRENQMCGTSKMVPYRDSKVTHLFKNYFDGEGKVRMIVCVNPKADDYDETMLVMRFAEMTQEVEIARPVDRPICGLAAGRRHRNQAFRDELSRRLEERGGPINADDPGLLSQLIESLPALPPCELVDPADDQMLPRLIEALERRQRIRQLLTEQFSKTATTLKSMIHQFDSQLNSKDTFLHDQRSKLSEKDKVILNQKAELERLEKKSKTLEYKVDILQKTTDMYEHDKRSLQNELETREQRLQRELSERRRMEQRMQGVVTDTKLKWEKECERRVNAKQLEMQNKLWVKDEKLKQLKAIVTESSSSGGFSVERPEKPERPSRERDRSMARKRSASPSPLPDVSQTLTNQNRANVRAVQDPSPTSSSSSSSYLSVASCISDWEQRFPVDSSSRARHAGTPQYRSRTPTPYQGTSSVGRRRGQRWAPDSEAPAANLVYGLDLEAGTRTAPPVRPVHRRSHSAGGEKWVDHKPTSNLDLDTVMQPIIPNAITVSTPSERALSKCHKYVLRHQELASDGEIETKLIKGNVFKTRGGGQSVQFTDIETLRQDCPTASSRKRRSGSGEGPANIDDIENRAPVTSTSTIHGYQKRRKP encoded by the exons atgcaGAGACCGGG CAAAGGAAGGACTCCTCGGAGGCCGGCCCTCAAAAAGCCATCCAGTGTAGAGAAGGACCCTGTTGGA GTATACTGCAGAATACGTCCACTTGGAGCAGAAGATGAGGAATGTTGTGTTGAGATGATCAGTAACTCCACCATCCAGCTACACGCTCCTGATGGCCTTAAAGCAAACCGCAATGGAGAGTACAAAGAG ACACAGTACTCATTTAAGAAAGTATTTGGTATAAATACAAGTCAAATTGAGCTGTTTGAGGATGTTGCGAAGCCACTGGTAGAGGACCTCATTCACTGTAAGAACG GACTGCTGTTCACATATGGTGTAACTGGAAGTGGGAAGACGTTCACCATGACTGGCTCACCTGGAGAGGGAGGACTCCTCCCTCGATCTCTAGACATGATCTTCAACAGCATTGGCCCCTTTCAGGCCAAAAGATTT GTGTTCAAACCAGATGAAAAAAATGGGATGGAGATCCAGAGTCAAGTTGACGCTCTCCTggagagacagaagaaggaCAGTCAGCAGTCTGTGCCCAAAACCCCATCCTCCCG gcaTAAGGCGGATCCTGAGTTTGCAGATATGATCAGCTCAGAGGAGGCTTGTAAATCTGAGAGTGTGGATGAAGACTGCTGTTACAGCGTCTTTGTGTCCTACATTGAGGTCTACAACAACTATATCTATGATCTCCTCGAAGATGCTCCATTCGACCCCATCAGGCCTAA ACCACCTCAGTCGAAGATTCTCCGTGAAGATCAGAATCATAACATGTACGTGGCGGGCTGCACAGAGGTCGAAGTGAAATCTACAGAGGAGGCTTTTGAAGTCTTTTGGAAAG gacaaaagaaaaggaggattGCCAATACCCAACTAAACCGTGAATCCAGTCGCTCCCACAGTGTGTTCACACTGAAGCTGGCCCAGGCTCCACTTGATGCTGATGGAGACCACATTCTGCAG GACAAAAACCAAGTGAATGTAAGCCAGCTGTGTCTGGTTGACCTGGCAGGCAGTGAACGCACCAGCAGAACCCGAGCAGAGGGAAGCCGTCTCCGTGAAGCAG GCAACATTAACCAGTCCTTGATGACACTGCGCACATGTATGGAAGTCCTGCGTGAAAACCAGATGTGTGGAACCAGTAAG aTGGTGCCATACAGAGACTCTAAAGTTACACATCTGTTCAAAAACTACTTTGATGGAGAAGGGAAGGTCAGGATGATCGTGTGTGTCAACCCAAAGGCTGATGATTATGATGAAACTATG CTGGTGATGCGTTTTGCTGAGATGACGCAGGAAGTCGAGATTGCACGGCCTGTTGACCGGCCTATCTGTGGCCTTGCTGCAGGACGAAGACACAGAAACCAAGCCTTCAGAGATGAGCTGTCACGTCGTCTGGAAGAGAGAGGTGGTCCTATTAATGCCG ATGATCCTGGTTTGCTGAGTCAGCTAATAGAAAGCCTTCCAGCCCTGCCTCCCTGTGAGCTGGTCGACCCAGCTGATGATCAGATGTTGCCCCGGCTGATTGAAGCCCTTGAAAGGAGGCAACGTATACGTCAGTTGCTGACGGAGCAGTTCAGCAAAACTG CTACTACACTGAAGTCCATGATTCACCAGTTTGACAGCCAGCTCAATTCAAAGGATACCTTCCTTCATGATCAACGAAGCAAACTGAGTGAGAAAGACAAGGTCATCCTCAACCAGAAAGCGGAGTTAGAAAgactggaaaaaaaatccaaaacattGGAATATAAG GTCGATATCTTGCAGAAGACTACGGACATGTATGAGCATGATAAGCGCTCCCTTCAGAATGAGCTGGAGACCCGCGagcagaggctgcagagagagctgtcagagaggagacgCATGGAGCAGCGCATGCAGGGTGTGGTGACAGACACCAAACTCAAGTGGGAGAAGGAGTGT GAGAGGCGAGTGAACGCCAAGCAGCTGGAGATGCAGAACAAGCTGTGGGTGAAAGATGAAAAGCTGAAGCAGCTCAAAGCCATCGTGacggagagcagcagcagtggcgGCTTTTCTGTTGAGCGGCCGGAGAAACCTGAGAGGCCCTCGAGGGAGAGAGATCGCAGCATGGCCCGTAAGAGGTCTGCCTCCCCATCGCCACTTCCT GACGTCAGCCAAACTCTTACCAACCAAAATCGAGCCAATGTTAGGGCAGTTCAGGATCCCTCCCccacctccagcagctcctcttcatcatacCTCTCAGTAGCCTCCTGCATATCTGATTGGGAGCAGAGGTTCCCTGTAGACTCAAGCAGCAGGGCTAGGCATGCTGGAACTCCCCAGTACAGGAGCCGGACTCCCACACCCTACCAAGGCACCAGCAGCGTGGGTCGCAGGAGAGGCCAGCGCTGGGCTCCTGACTCTGAGGCCCCTGCTGCGAATCTTGTCTATGGGCTAGACCTAGAAGCAGGCACGAGG ACGGCCCCCCCAGTTCGTCCAGTGCACAGGCGCTCACACTCTGCGGGTGGGGAGAAATGGGTAGACCACAAACCAACTTCTAATTTGGACCTAGACACTGTCATGCAGCCAATCATACCCAATGCAATCACAGTGTCGACCCCCAGTGAGAGAGCTCTCTCTAAATGCCACAAGTATGTGCTTAGACACCAAGAGCTCGCCTCAGACGGGGAGATCGAGACCAAATTGATCAAG GGCAACgtttttaagaccagaggtggAGGGCAATCTGTGCAGTTCACTGACATTGAGACACTTAGACAAGATTGTCCAACAGCCTCAAG TCGCAAGAGGCGATCGGGGTCTGGAGAGGGACCAGCTAACATCGACGACATAGAAAACAGG GCACCAGTAACAAGCACAAGTACAATCCATGGGTACCAAAA GCGCAGGAAGCCCTGA
- the LOC117810255 gene encoding kinesin-like protein KIF23 isoform X3: protein MQRPGKGRTPRRPALKKPSSVEKDPVGVYCRIRPLGAEDEECCVEMISNSTIQLHAPDGLKANRNGEYKETQYSFKKVFGINTSQIELFEDVAKPLVEDLIHCKNGLLFTYGVTGSGKTFTMTGSPGEGGLLPRSLDMIFNSIGPFQAKRFVFKPDEKNGMEIQSQVDALLERQKKDSQQSVPKTPSSRHKADPEFADMISSEEACKSESVDEDCCYSVFVSYIEVYNNYIYDLLEDAPFDPIRPKPPQSKILREDQNHNMYVAGCTEVEVKSTEEAFEVFWKGQKKRRIANTQLNRESSRSHSVFTLKLAQAPLDADGDHILQDKNQVNVSQLCLVDLAGSERTSRTRAEGSRLREAGNINQSLMTLRTCMEVLRENQMCGTSKMVPYRDSKVTHLFKNYFDGEGKVRMIVCVNPKADDYDETMLVMRFAEMTQEVEIARPVDRPICGLAAGRRHRNQAFRDELSRRLEERGGPINADDPGLLSQLIESLPALPPCELVDPADDQMLPRLIEALERRQRIRQLLTEQFSKTATTLKSMIHQFDSQLNSKDTFLHDQRSKLSEKDKVILNQKAELERLEKKSKTLEYKVDILQKTTDMYEHDKRSLQNELETREQRLQRELSERRRMEQRMQGVVTDTKLKWEKECERRVNAKQLEMQNKLWVKDEKLKQLKAIVTESSSSGGFSVERPEKPERPSRERDRSMARKRSASPSPLPDVSQTLTNQNRANVRAVQDPSPTSSSSSSSYLSVASCISDWEQRFPVDSSSRARHAGTPQYRSRTPTPYQGTSSVGRRRGQRWAPDSEAPAANLVYGLDLEAGTRGNVFKTRGGGQSVQFTDIETLRQDCPTASSRKRRSGSGEGPANIDDIENRAPVTSTSTIHGYQKRRKP from the exons atgcaGAGACCGGG CAAAGGAAGGACTCCTCGGAGGCCGGCCCTCAAAAAGCCATCCAGTGTAGAGAAGGACCCTGTTGGA GTATACTGCAGAATACGTCCACTTGGAGCAGAAGATGAGGAATGTTGTGTTGAGATGATCAGTAACTCCACCATCCAGCTACACGCTCCTGATGGCCTTAAAGCAAACCGCAATGGAGAGTACAAAGAG ACACAGTACTCATTTAAGAAAGTATTTGGTATAAATACAAGTCAAATTGAGCTGTTTGAGGATGTTGCGAAGCCACTGGTAGAGGACCTCATTCACTGTAAGAACG GACTGCTGTTCACATATGGTGTAACTGGAAGTGGGAAGACGTTCACCATGACTGGCTCACCTGGAGAGGGAGGACTCCTCCCTCGATCTCTAGACATGATCTTCAACAGCATTGGCCCCTTTCAGGCCAAAAGATTT GTGTTCAAACCAGATGAAAAAAATGGGATGGAGATCCAGAGTCAAGTTGACGCTCTCCTggagagacagaagaaggaCAGTCAGCAGTCTGTGCCCAAAACCCCATCCTCCCG gcaTAAGGCGGATCCTGAGTTTGCAGATATGATCAGCTCAGAGGAGGCTTGTAAATCTGAGAGTGTGGATGAAGACTGCTGTTACAGCGTCTTTGTGTCCTACATTGAGGTCTACAACAACTATATCTATGATCTCCTCGAAGATGCTCCATTCGACCCCATCAGGCCTAA ACCACCTCAGTCGAAGATTCTCCGTGAAGATCAGAATCATAACATGTACGTGGCGGGCTGCACAGAGGTCGAAGTGAAATCTACAGAGGAGGCTTTTGAAGTCTTTTGGAAAG gacaaaagaaaaggaggattGCCAATACCCAACTAAACCGTGAATCCAGTCGCTCCCACAGTGTGTTCACACTGAAGCTGGCCCAGGCTCCACTTGATGCTGATGGAGACCACATTCTGCAG GACAAAAACCAAGTGAATGTAAGCCAGCTGTGTCTGGTTGACCTGGCAGGCAGTGAACGCACCAGCAGAACCCGAGCAGAGGGAAGCCGTCTCCGTGAAGCAG GCAACATTAACCAGTCCTTGATGACACTGCGCACATGTATGGAAGTCCTGCGTGAAAACCAGATGTGTGGAACCAGTAAG aTGGTGCCATACAGAGACTCTAAAGTTACACATCTGTTCAAAAACTACTTTGATGGAGAAGGGAAGGTCAGGATGATCGTGTGTGTCAACCCAAAGGCTGATGATTATGATGAAACTATG CTGGTGATGCGTTTTGCTGAGATGACGCAGGAAGTCGAGATTGCACGGCCTGTTGACCGGCCTATCTGTGGCCTTGCTGCAGGACGAAGACACAGAAACCAAGCCTTCAGAGATGAGCTGTCACGTCGTCTGGAAGAGAGAGGTGGTCCTATTAATGCCG ATGATCCTGGTTTGCTGAGTCAGCTAATAGAAAGCCTTCCAGCCCTGCCTCCCTGTGAGCTGGTCGACCCAGCTGATGATCAGATGTTGCCCCGGCTGATTGAAGCCCTTGAAAGGAGGCAACGTATACGTCAGTTGCTGACGGAGCAGTTCAGCAAAACTG CTACTACACTGAAGTCCATGATTCACCAGTTTGACAGCCAGCTCAATTCAAAGGATACCTTCCTTCATGATCAACGAAGCAAACTGAGTGAGAAAGACAAGGTCATCCTCAACCAGAAAGCGGAGTTAGAAAgactggaaaaaaaatccaaaacattGGAATATAAG GTCGATATCTTGCAGAAGACTACGGACATGTATGAGCATGATAAGCGCTCCCTTCAGAATGAGCTGGAGACCCGCGagcagaggctgcagagagagctgtcagagaggagacgCATGGAGCAGCGCATGCAGGGTGTGGTGACAGACACCAAACTCAAGTGGGAGAAGGAGTGT GAGAGGCGAGTGAACGCCAAGCAGCTGGAGATGCAGAACAAGCTGTGGGTGAAAGATGAAAAGCTGAAGCAGCTCAAAGCCATCGTGacggagagcagcagcagtggcgGCTTTTCTGTTGAGCGGCCGGAGAAACCTGAGAGGCCCTCGAGGGAGAGAGATCGCAGCATGGCCCGTAAGAGGTCTGCCTCCCCATCGCCACTTCCT GACGTCAGCCAAACTCTTACCAACCAAAATCGAGCCAATGTTAGGGCAGTTCAGGATCCCTCCCccacctccagcagctcctcttcatcatacCTCTCAGTAGCCTCCTGCATATCTGATTGGGAGCAGAGGTTCCCTGTAGACTCAAGCAGCAGGGCTAGGCATGCTGGAACTCCCCAGTACAGGAGCCGGACTCCCACACCCTACCAAGGCACCAGCAGCGTGGGTCGCAGGAGAGGCCAGCGCTGGGCTCCTGACTCTGAGGCCCCTGCTGCGAATCTTGTCTATGGGCTAGACCTAGAAGCAGGCACGAGG GGCAACgtttttaagaccagaggtggAGGGCAATCTGTGCAGTTCACTGACATTGAGACACTTAGACAAGATTGTCCAACAGCCTCAAG TCGCAAGAGGCGATCGGGGTCTGGAGAGGGACCAGCTAACATCGACGACATAGAAAACAGG GCACCAGTAACAAGCACAAGTACAATCCATGGGTACCAAAA GCGCAGGAAGCCCTGA
- the LOC117810255 gene encoding kinesin-like protein KIF23 isoform X5, producing MQRPGKGRTPRRPALKKPSSVEKDPVGVYCRIRPLGAEDEECCVEMISNSTIQLHAPDGLKANRNGEYKETQYSFKKVFGINTSQIELFEDVAKPLVEDLIHCKNGLLFTYGVTGSGKTFTMTGSPGEGGLLPRSLDMIFNSIGPFQAKRFVFKPDEKNGMEIQSQVDALLERQKKDSQQSVPKTPSSRHKADPEFADMISSEEACKSESVDEDCCYSVFVSYIEVYNNYIYDLLEDAPFDPIRPKPPQSKILREDQNHNMYVAGCTEVEVKSTEEAFEVFWKGQKKRRIANTQLNRESSRSHSVFTLKLAQAPLDADGDHILQDKNQVNVSQLCLVDLAGSERTSRTRAEGSRLREAGNINQSLMTLRTCMEVLRENQMCGTSKMVPYRDSKVTHLFKNYFDGEGKVRMIVCVNPKADDYDETMLVMRFAEMTQEVEIARPVDRPICGLAAGRRHRNQAFRDELSRRLEERGGPINADDPGLLSQLIESLPALPPCELVDPADDQMLPRLIEALERRQRIRQLLTEQFSKTATTLKSMIHQFDSQLNSKDTFLHDQRSKLSEKDKVILNQKAELERLEKKSKTLEYKVDILQKTTDMYEHDKRSLQNELETREQRLQRELSERRRMEQRMQGVVTDTKLKWEKECERRVNAKQLEMQNKLWVKDEKLKQLKAIVTESSSSGGFSVERPEKPERPSRERDRSMARKRSASPSPLPTAPPVRPVHRRSHSAGGEKWVDHKPTSNLDLDTVMQPIIPNAITVSTPSERALSKCHKYVLRHQELASDGEIETKLIKGNVFKTRGGGQSVQFTDIETLRQDCPTASSRKRRSGSGEGPANIDDIENRAPVTSTSTIHGYQKRRKP from the exons atgcaGAGACCGGG CAAAGGAAGGACTCCTCGGAGGCCGGCCCTCAAAAAGCCATCCAGTGTAGAGAAGGACCCTGTTGGA GTATACTGCAGAATACGTCCACTTGGAGCAGAAGATGAGGAATGTTGTGTTGAGATGATCAGTAACTCCACCATCCAGCTACACGCTCCTGATGGCCTTAAAGCAAACCGCAATGGAGAGTACAAAGAG ACACAGTACTCATTTAAGAAAGTATTTGGTATAAATACAAGTCAAATTGAGCTGTTTGAGGATGTTGCGAAGCCACTGGTAGAGGACCTCATTCACTGTAAGAACG GACTGCTGTTCACATATGGTGTAACTGGAAGTGGGAAGACGTTCACCATGACTGGCTCACCTGGAGAGGGAGGACTCCTCCCTCGATCTCTAGACATGATCTTCAACAGCATTGGCCCCTTTCAGGCCAAAAGATTT GTGTTCAAACCAGATGAAAAAAATGGGATGGAGATCCAGAGTCAAGTTGACGCTCTCCTggagagacagaagaaggaCAGTCAGCAGTCTGTGCCCAAAACCCCATCCTCCCG gcaTAAGGCGGATCCTGAGTTTGCAGATATGATCAGCTCAGAGGAGGCTTGTAAATCTGAGAGTGTGGATGAAGACTGCTGTTACAGCGTCTTTGTGTCCTACATTGAGGTCTACAACAACTATATCTATGATCTCCTCGAAGATGCTCCATTCGACCCCATCAGGCCTAA ACCACCTCAGTCGAAGATTCTCCGTGAAGATCAGAATCATAACATGTACGTGGCGGGCTGCACAGAGGTCGAAGTGAAATCTACAGAGGAGGCTTTTGAAGTCTTTTGGAAAG gacaaaagaaaaggaggattGCCAATACCCAACTAAACCGTGAATCCAGTCGCTCCCACAGTGTGTTCACACTGAAGCTGGCCCAGGCTCCACTTGATGCTGATGGAGACCACATTCTGCAG GACAAAAACCAAGTGAATGTAAGCCAGCTGTGTCTGGTTGACCTGGCAGGCAGTGAACGCACCAGCAGAACCCGAGCAGAGGGAAGCCGTCTCCGTGAAGCAG GCAACATTAACCAGTCCTTGATGACACTGCGCACATGTATGGAAGTCCTGCGTGAAAACCAGATGTGTGGAACCAGTAAG aTGGTGCCATACAGAGACTCTAAAGTTACACATCTGTTCAAAAACTACTTTGATGGAGAAGGGAAGGTCAGGATGATCGTGTGTGTCAACCCAAAGGCTGATGATTATGATGAAACTATG CTGGTGATGCGTTTTGCTGAGATGACGCAGGAAGTCGAGATTGCACGGCCTGTTGACCGGCCTATCTGTGGCCTTGCTGCAGGACGAAGACACAGAAACCAAGCCTTCAGAGATGAGCTGTCACGTCGTCTGGAAGAGAGAGGTGGTCCTATTAATGCCG ATGATCCTGGTTTGCTGAGTCAGCTAATAGAAAGCCTTCCAGCCCTGCCTCCCTGTGAGCTGGTCGACCCAGCTGATGATCAGATGTTGCCCCGGCTGATTGAAGCCCTTGAAAGGAGGCAACGTATACGTCAGTTGCTGACGGAGCAGTTCAGCAAAACTG CTACTACACTGAAGTCCATGATTCACCAGTTTGACAGCCAGCTCAATTCAAAGGATACCTTCCTTCATGATCAACGAAGCAAACTGAGTGAGAAAGACAAGGTCATCCTCAACCAGAAAGCGGAGTTAGAAAgactggaaaaaaaatccaaaacattGGAATATAAG GTCGATATCTTGCAGAAGACTACGGACATGTATGAGCATGATAAGCGCTCCCTTCAGAATGAGCTGGAGACCCGCGagcagaggctgcagagagagctgtcagagaggagacgCATGGAGCAGCGCATGCAGGGTGTGGTGACAGACACCAAACTCAAGTGGGAGAAGGAGTGT GAGAGGCGAGTGAACGCCAAGCAGCTGGAGATGCAGAACAAGCTGTGGGTGAAAGATGAAAAGCTGAAGCAGCTCAAAGCCATCGTGacggagagcagcagcagtggcgGCTTTTCTGTTGAGCGGCCGGAGAAACCTGAGAGGCCCTCGAGGGAGAGAGATCGCAGCATGGCCCGTAAGAGGTCTGCCTCCCCATCGCCACTTCCT ACGGCCCCCCCAGTTCGTCCAGTGCACAGGCGCTCACACTCTGCGGGTGGGGAGAAATGGGTAGACCACAAACCAACTTCTAATTTGGACCTAGACACTGTCATGCAGCCAATCATACCCAATGCAATCACAGTGTCGACCCCCAGTGAGAGAGCTCTCTCTAAATGCCACAAGTATGTGCTTAGACACCAAGAGCTCGCCTCAGACGGGGAGATCGAGACCAAATTGATCAAG GGCAACgtttttaagaccagaggtggAGGGCAATCTGTGCAGTTCACTGACATTGAGACACTTAGACAAGATTGTCCAACAGCCTCAAG TCGCAAGAGGCGATCGGGGTCTGGAGAGGGACCAGCTAACATCGACGACATAGAAAACAGG GCACCAGTAACAAGCACAAGTACAATCCATGGGTACCAAAA GCGCAGGAAGCCCTGA